The Thermoproteota archaeon genomic sequence GAAGAGGTTTCAGTTCTTGAAATCTGTTCTCATGAGTAGGAGCGGGATAGATCCCATTCCCATATCCAATCTCCTGAATTCGACGTCCAGAAATGGAGATAGAGTGCTCGTGGTCGGGATGGTTTTGGAGAAAAGAGTGCTGAGGGACTTCTCCATAAGGATGGAGATAGATGATGAGAGCGGGTCGATCCCCGTCATATTCAAGAAGGGGAGTAGATACTGGGATAAAGCCGATAAGATTCCTGTAGATAGCGTGATAGCTGTCAAGGGAACCTTCGTCAATGGGAAACTTTACGCTGATACTTTCAGGATCCCAGATCTCAATGGCGAGCTGGTGAGGCCGGGCTCGGCATCTGGGAGAGTTGCCTTGGTAAGCGACATCCACATGGGAAGTAAATACTTCAACGAGGAGGCCTTTGAGAGGTTCGTGAGGTGGTTGAACAGCGACCAGGCAAGAGATGTGAAGTATTTGGTGATCTGCGGCGATTTGGTTGATGGTATCGGTGTCTACCCCAATCAGGAGGAGGAGTTGAAGATATCGGACGTGTACAAGCAGTTCCAACTGGCGTCAGGGTTCTTGGAGAGGATCCCTAAGGACATCAAAGTAGTCTATATACCTGGTAATCACGAGCCCGTCAGGCAGGCGGAGCCCCAGCCAGTCGTCCCAGAGGAGTATTTGGATCATCTGTTGGAGGTCAGACCTGATCTCATAGCCCTTCCTAATCCGGCGATGATAGGTATAGGCGATGTACGTATTCTGATCTACCACGGACGAAGTCTGAATGCCATCTTCAAACATATACCTGGATTGCAGCCCATAAGGCCTGAGACCGTCGTTGAGGCCATGAGATGGATCCTCAGGCTAAGGCACTTGGCTCCCATCTATGGAGAACACCCGATAGCACCAGAGAGTGAGGACTGGCTTCTAGTGGATCAGATACCCCATGTTCTCCACGTCGGCCACATCCATGTATACGGAGTGGG encodes the following:
- a CDS encoding metallophosphoesterase — encoded protein: MAQQVEIVRKFLGRGYNISPEALALLMEQDIGEVDSLLDSIPDKPVIELHDLEEALRRMRRRVERRTSYATGEVLEGVSVIKSPTNLGVKGSPEEFVELMRKRFQFLKSVLMSRSGIDPIPISNLLNSTSRNGDRVLVVGMVLEKRVLRDFSIRMEIDDESGSIPVIFKKGSRYWDKADKIPVDSVIAVKGTFVNGKLYADTFRIPDLNGELVRPGSASGRVALVSDIHMGSKYFNEEAFERFVRWLNSDQARDVKYLVICGDLVDGIGVYPNQEEELKISDVYKQFQLASGFLERIPKDIKVVYIPGNHEPVRQAEPQPVVPEEYLDHLLEVRPDLIALPNPAMIGIGDVRILIYHGRSLNAIFKHIPGLQPIRPETVVEAMRWILRLRHLAPIYGEHPIAPESEDWLLVDQIPHVLHVGHIHVYGVG